In Fluviicola taffensis DSM 16823, the following are encoded in one genomic region:
- a CDS encoding transcription antitermination protein NusB translates to MLNRRHLRIKVLQALYAYFQGDEESIKKTENELMNAVDRIYDLYLYMLLSFGELKEISLHRIEESKKKIRPTEEDLNPNRKFVDSLVIQTLQDSYSLREASEDRSANWIGDENHEMFRKIFIQMKEGETYFAHMNNEDTNFEADKNFMIDLFKTEIANSPLLYNFFEEKSIHWLDDIDLACQMTIKSIKAMEEGQKFVVMPLYKDKEDEQEFLRGLLRKTISMDSENLLLIDELTDNWELERIAKMDILLLKMAITELQVFNNIPKKVTLNEYIEISKFYSTPKSHGFINGILDKAVDRLVKDGKISKLGRGLMD, encoded by the coding sequence ATGCTGAATAGAAGACATTTAAGAATTAAAGTATTACAAGCTCTTTACGCATATTTTCAAGGAGACGAGGAAAGCATAAAGAAGACTGAAAACGAGCTGATGAATGCTGTAGATCGTATTTACGATTTATACCTTTATATGCTTTTGTCATTTGGTGAGTTGAAAGAGATTTCTTTGCATCGAATAGAAGAGAGTAAGAAGAAAATTCGTCCTACGGAGGAAGATTTGAATCCAAACAGAAAGTTTGTGGATTCTTTGGTTATCCAAACCTTACAGGATAGTTATTCCTTGCGTGAAGCATCTGAAGATCGATCAGCGAATTGGATTGGTGACGAAAACCACGAAATGTTCCGCAAGATTTTTATTCAGATGAAGGAAGGCGAAACTTATTTCGCTCACATGAATAATGAAGATACCAATTTTGAAGCGGATAAAAACTTCATGATTGATTTGTTTAAAACAGAGATTGCCAATTCGCCTTTGCTTTATAATTTCTTTGAAGAGAAAAGCATTCATTGGTTGGATGATATTGATTTGGCTTGTCAAATGACTATCAAATCGATCAAAGCAATGGAAGAAGGTCAGAAGTTTGTTGTGATGCCTTTGTACAAAGACAAAGAGGATGAACAAGAGTTTTTACGTGGTTTGCTTCGTAAAACAATTTCTATGGATTCAGAAAATCTATTATTGATTGATGAATTGACAGACAATTGGGAATTGGAGCGCATTGCAAAAATGGACATTCTCCTTTTGAAAATGGCAATTACAGAGCTTCAGGTGTTCAATAATATTCCGAAAAAGGTAACTTTGAACGAGTATATTGAAATTTCGAAGTTTTATTCTACGCCAAAAAGTCACGGTTTTATCAACGGTATCTTAGATAAAGCCGTTGATAGATTAGTAAAAGATGGAAAAATTTCTAAACTCGGAAGAGGTTTAATGGATTAA
- a CDS encoding DUF1573 domain-containing protein, which translates to MKRILFLGLALSLLSACGSDSPSEVVGYKTTMKIQPVYNAGKVARGEVIQANFVVENTGEYPLVLSDVTPSCSCTISDWSKDPIPPGEKGFVKANVNTEALSAGLVTKGVTILSNTTPARTKVVIQATVIK; encoded by the coding sequence ATGAAAAGAATACTTTTTTTAGGCTTAGCCTTATCATTATTGTCAGCGTGTGGTTCTGATTCGCCATCAGAAGTTGTTGGTTACAAAACCACTATGAAAATTCAGCCTGTCTACAATGCAGGGAAAGTTGCGAGAGGTGAAGTGATTCAAGCAAATTTTGTAGTGGAGAATACTGGAGAGTATCCATTGGTGCTCTCAGATGTAACTCCGTCATGTTCTTGTACTATTTCAGACTGGAGTAAAGATCCTATTCCCCCAGGAGAAAAAGGGTTTGTAAAAGCGAATGTGAATACAGAAGCTTTGTCTGCGGGATTAGTTACAAAAGGTGTAACTATTTTATCCAACACAACGCCAGCAAGAACCAAAGTGGTTATTCAGGCAACAGTAATCAAGTAA
- the yajC gene encoding preprotein translocase subunit YajC — MQILMLVAMLVVFYFFLIRPQQKKQKELKSFRENLKQGDKVVTIGGIHGKILEITDTTILISAEGTKLRFEKSAISTAVAETLGVPA, encoded by the coding sequence ATGCAAATTTTAATGCTCGTAGCAATGTTAGTGGTGTTTTATTTCTTTTTAATCCGCCCACAACAGAAAAAACAAAAAGAGCTTAAATCTTTTCGTGAGAATTTAAAGCAAGGTGATAAAGTGGTTACAATTGGTGGAATCCACGGTAAAATCCTTGAAATTACAGATACAACAATCTTGATTAGTGCAGAAGGTACTAAATTGCGTTTTGAAAAATCTGCAATTTCTACTGCAGTTGCTGAAACTTTAGGAGTACCAGCTTAA
- a CDS encoding acetyl-CoA C-acyltransferase, whose protein sequence is MSKEVYIIAAVRTPMGSFMGGLSSIPATQLGSVAIKGALDKSGVNPSLIDEVFMGNVLQAGVGQAPARQAALGAGLPNTVPCTTVNKVCASGMKAIMLGAQTILAGDNEIIVAGGMENMSQAPHYLDGRNGMKFGNISMLDGITKDGLLDVYSKVPMGTCAELTAKKYEFTREDQDNFAITSYKRAAAAWETGKFKDEIVGVSVPQRKGDPILVIEDEEYKNVFLDKIPSLKPAFDKEGTITAANASTLNDGASALILASKEAVEKHGLKPIAKIVSYADAAHEPEFFTTAPSKAVPKALAKAGLTTDNVDFWELNQAFSVVGLANTKILGLDSAKVDVNGGAVALGHPLGSSGSRIIVTLIHVLKQNGGKIGGAGICNGGGGASAMIIENI, encoded by the coding sequence ATGTCGAAAGAAGTATACATTATTGCCGCGGTTCGTACCCCAATGGGATCGTTTATGGGAGGTTTATCATCTATCCCTGCTACTCAATTAGGATCAGTTGCTATTAAAGGCGCATTGGACAAATCTGGAGTAAATCCAAGTTTAATTGATGAAGTATTTATGGGGAATGTTCTCCAAGCTGGTGTGGGACAAGCTCCTGCACGTCAAGCAGCTTTAGGAGCAGGTTTACCAAACACCGTTCCTTGTACAACTGTAAACAAAGTTTGCGCTTCAGGAATGAAAGCAATTATGTTAGGTGCACAAACAATCTTGGCTGGCGATAATGAAATTATCGTTGCTGGTGGAATGGAAAACATGAGTCAGGCTCCACATTATTTGGACGGAAGAAACGGTATGAAATTCGGAAACATCTCGATGTTGGATGGAATCACTAAAGACGGTTTATTGGATGTTTACAGTAAAGTTCCAATGGGAACATGTGCTGAATTAACAGCTAAAAAATATGAGTTCACGCGTGAGGATCAAGATAATTTTGCAATTACTTCTTACAAACGTGCAGCAGCAGCTTGGGAAACAGGTAAATTCAAAGACGAAATCGTTGGAGTTTCTGTTCCACAACGCAAAGGAGATCCAATTCTTGTAATTGAAGACGAAGAATACAAAAATGTATTTTTAGATAAAATCCCTTCCCTGAAACCAGCGTTCGATAAAGAAGGGACGATTACAGCGGCAAATGCTTCTACATTAAACGATGGTGCTTCTGCATTGATCCTTGCTTCCAAAGAAGCAGTTGAAAAACACGGATTGAAACCAATTGCAAAAATCGTAAGTTATGCAGACGCTGCTCACGAACCAGAGTTTTTCACTACTGCACCTTCAAAAGCAGTTCCGAAAGCATTAGCAAAAGCAGGTTTGACTACAGATAATGTAGATTTCTGGGAATTGAACCAAGCATTTTCTGTTGTTGGATTAGCAAATACAAAAATCCTAGGATTGGATTCTGCAAAAGTGGATGTAAACGGCGGAGCTGTTGCTTTGGGTCACCCACTTGGAAGTTCAGGATCTCGTATCATCGTAACATTGATTCATGTTTTGAAACAAAACGGAGGAAAGATTGGTGGTGCAGGAATCTGTAATGGAGGCGGTGGCGCTTCGGCTATGATTATTGAGAATATCTAA
- a CDS encoding DUF3078 domain-containing protein: MKITLSFLVLFISSMAFSQVDPEKLRDDLKKLDALHDSLMPKYWTVNSLFGLSGSQTAFVNWAAGGRNNVAVLGFVDFTAIYQKRRIKWSNDVKLALGGMYYTDSLGKVQGLQKTDDRIDLATSIGYEFKQHWFLTAIGGFRTQFLDGFSFPNDSIPISRFMAPGYANFSLGIEYAPVDYFNVYLSPIASKMTFVNDGRLADAGAFGVRAAELDTVGNVLKRGLRFRNEIGAYFRLRFQKELFKNIEMKTRLELFSNYADNPQNIDVNFENIFTFKVNKWFQASLQWNLIYDDDIDIRDSKGRTGPRTQFKSVLGLGISYTLTNTKK; this comes from the coding sequence ATGAAAATCACTCTTTCATTTTTAGTGCTATTTATTAGTTCGATGGCATTTTCTCAAGTTGACCCTGAAAAGCTACGTGACGATTTAAAAAAACTAGATGCACTTCATGATTCATTAATGCCAAAATATTGGACAGTCAATAGTTTGTTTGGTCTTTCTGGATCGCAAACAGCGTTTGTAAATTGGGCTGCAGGTGGTAGAAATAACGTAGCTGTATTAGGCTTTGTAGATTTCACGGCGATTTATCAAAAACGTAGAATTAAATGGTCTAATGATGTGAAATTGGCACTTGGAGGAATGTATTACACTGATTCTCTTGGAAAAGTACAAGGACTTCAAAAAACAGATGACCGAATAGATTTAGCAACTTCTATTGGATATGAATTCAAGCAACACTGGTTTTTAACTGCAATTGGAGGATTTAGAACGCAATTCTTAGATGGATTTAGTTTTCCAAATGATTCCATTCCAATTTCCCGATTTATGGCTCCAGGATATGCTAATTTCTCTTTGGGTATTGAATATGCTCCTGTAGATTATTTCAATGTTTATTTATCTCCAATTGCTTCCAAAATGACTTTTGTAAATGATGGTAGATTAGCCGATGCAGGTGCTTTTGGTGTTAGAGCTGCTGAATTGGATACGGTTGGAAATGTATTGAAAAGAGGTTTGCGTTTTAGAAATGAAATTGGAGCTTATTTCAGATTGCGTTTCCAAAAAGAGCTTTTCAAAAATATTGAAATGAAAACGCGTTTAGAGTTGTTTAGCAATTACGCAGATAATCCACAAAATATTGATGTTAATTTTGAGAATATCTTCACATTTAAGGTGAATAAATGGTTTCAGGCTTCTTTGCAATGGAACTTGATTTATGATGATGACATCGATATTCGCGACTCAAAAGGTAGAACAGGACCACGAACACAGTTTAAATCTGTTTTAGGTTTAGGAATTTCATACACTTTAACGAATACGAAAAAGTAA
- a CDS encoding vWA domain-containing protein yields MNYFSDHSLWWLLPISVIAVGFSFYYYFKTDQKSIWEKKQLRILFSLRTLSLFLLGLLLLGLVWETITYRPEKPLVITMVDSSSSLLNYKDSLEVKNEITAFRNELPKSLGDGYEYLELTVGSEVKDLEKLSFTEKSSNLAAGFKHIKDRFFNRNIGAIVLISDGNYNQGVHPMYEAERIELTPVFSLGVGDTTIKRDIAVRSINSNEIAFLNNEFPIQALIDFQRVPLGSYQVNLLQNGKVVQSQKAVVTNATTDQKEFLFTVLAKNKGYQRFTVSVERVKGEFTGENNQQTCFVEVIDSKSNVLLLASAPHPDVSALRSVFELDQEAVITSELIQNYSLTNKLPDFVVWYENGLRTNANLFKQLQEKGIPILMILGPNVTTSLLQTYGLSIKAPNGNQTEDVYPSLAEGFNSFGLSNDFTSIVPVLSPLRTKFGTYKLPSNSVVVLNQRVGSISKNDPLIAVSQTQKSKIGFILGEGLWRWKMKEYMQKKTTVGFEEFVQKLTQYISVKQNREPLRVTLPKRFNTIEDLIFKAEFYNESMELITTPSIEMTVTKKGGKAFKQLFSPTANFYQLNIGQLEFGTYDWKIVADNKGKKYSKSGTFAVSEISLESQDTRSNFSTLNQLAVQSNGSYKALNQYKKLIQEIKTRGDITTIQYEDTGYQELIDWKWIFALIVALLSAEWFLRRWWGSY; encoded by the coding sequence ATGAATTACTTTTCCGATCATTCATTATGGTGGTTGCTTCCTATTTCGGTAATTGCTGTAGGATTCTCATTTTATTATTATTTCAAAACAGATCAAAAATCTATTTGGGAAAAGAAGCAGCTACGCATTCTCTTTTCGTTAAGAACGTTGAGCCTTTTTCTTCTTGGATTACTTTTGTTAGGATTGGTGTGGGAAACGATAACTTATCGCCCTGAAAAGCCCTTGGTTATAACAATGGTGGACTCTTCGTCTTCGTTGCTGAATTACAAAGACAGTTTGGAAGTAAAGAATGAGATTACCGCTTTTAGAAACGAGCTTCCAAAATCATTGGGGGATGGATATGAGTATTTGGAATTGACTGTTGGTAGCGAAGTGAAAGATTTAGAGAAACTTTCATTTACGGAAAAATCGAGTAATCTAGCAGCAGGATTCAAGCATATCAAAGATCGTTTTTTCAATCGCAATATTGGTGCAATTGTGTTGATCTCAGATGGAAATTACAACCAAGGAGTTCACCCAATGTATGAAGCAGAACGGATTGAGTTAACACCTGTTTTTTCACTTGGAGTAGGAGATACAACCATTAAAAGAGATATTGCTGTTCGTTCCATTAATTCGAATGAAATTGCATTTCTAAATAATGAATTTCCAATCCAAGCTTTAATCGATTTTCAACGAGTTCCATTGGGTTCTTATCAAGTGAATTTACTTCAAAATGGCAAAGTTGTTCAGTCACAAAAAGCGGTTGTAACGAATGCAACGACTGATCAAAAGGAGTTTTTATTCACTGTTTTGGCGAAGAATAAAGGTTACCAGCGTTTTACGGTTTCGGTTGAGCGTGTGAAGGGAGAATTTACTGGTGAAAACAATCAACAAACGTGTTTTGTAGAAGTGATTGATTCGAAAAGTAATGTCTTGTTATTGGCGAGCGCTCCGCATCCTGACGTTTCTGCATTGCGTTCCGTTTTTGAATTGGATCAGGAAGCTGTAATCACATCTGAACTCATTCAAAATTATTCGTTAACGAACAAATTGCCAGATTTTGTGGTATGGTACGAAAATGGATTGAGAACGAATGCGAATTTGTTCAAGCAATTGCAAGAGAAGGGAATTCCTATTTTAATGATTTTAGGACCAAATGTAACTACTAGTTTACTTCAGACTTACGGACTTTCAATAAAGGCTCCAAATGGAAATCAGACAGAGGATGTGTATCCATCTTTGGCTGAAGGATTTAATTCCTTTGGTTTGTCGAATGATTTCACTTCAATTGTTCCTGTTTTGTCTCCTTTGAGAACCAAATTTGGAACGTATAAACTTCCGTCAAATAGTGTAGTCGTTTTAAATCAACGAGTGGGAAGCATTTCCAAAAATGATCCATTGATTGCAGTTTCTCAAACTCAAAAATCAAAAATCGGATTCATTCTCGGGGAAGGTTTGTGGCGCTGGAAGATGAAAGAATACATGCAGAAGAAAACAACTGTTGGATTTGAAGAATTTGTTCAAAAACTGACACAGTATATTTCTGTAAAACAAAATAGAGAGCCTTTAAGAGTTACTTTGCCTAAAAGATTTAATACGATTGAAGATCTGATCTTTAAAGCTGAATTTTATAATGAATCGATGGAGCTAATAACGACTCCTTCTATTGAAATGACAGTAACCAAAAAAGGAGGTAAAGCATTTAAGCAATTATTTTCTCCAACGGCTAATTTTTACCAGCTAAACATTGGTCAATTGGAATTTGGAACTTATGATTGGAAGATTGTTGCAGACAATAAAGGAAAGAAATATTCCAAATCAGGAACTTTTGCAGTAAGTGAAATCTCTTTAGAATCACAGGATACGCGTTCAAATTTTTCTACTTTGAATCAGTTGGCTGTTCAGTCGAATGGTTCATACAAAGCACTGAATCAGTACAAAAAATTGATTCAAGAAATCAAGACTCGTGGAGATATCACGACGATTCAATACGAAGATACAGGCTATCAGGAATTAATCGATTGGAAATGGATTTTCGCATTGATTGTTGCATTGCTTTCAGCAGAGTGGTTCCTCAGAAGGTGGTGGGGAAGTTATTAA
- a CDS encoding SPFH domain-containing protein, producing MVVEIKYILMGVALLLLIFSFVTVQQGTIAVVTMFGKYRRIMKPGLNLRIPFFEKLNTRVSIQNRAIEMEFQAITQDQANVYFKAMLVYSVLDANEETIKNVAFKFVNQQNFIQALIRTIEGSVRGFVATKKQAEILLLRGEIVADVKESLDHTLETWGFHLIDLQLNDITFDAEITTSMAKVVASNNLKAAAENEGQALLITKTKAAEAEGNAIKISAQAEKEAAQLKGQGIALFREEVAQGMTEAAEKMKAADLDTSLILFSMWTEAVKEFAEKGTGNVIFLDGSVEGMEKTLKQMMATNTLKK from the coding sequence ATGGTAGTAGAAATTAAATACATTTTAATGGGAGTTGCTTTACTCCTACTCATTTTCAGTTTTGTAACTGTTCAACAAGGAACAATTGCGGTCGTAACGATGTTCGGTAAATACCGAAGAATCATGAAACCAGGATTAAACCTGCGCATTCCATTTTTTGAAAAATTAAACACCCGTGTTTCTATTCAAAATCGCGCTATTGAGATGGAATTTCAGGCAATTACGCAAGATCAAGCAAATGTTTATTTCAAAGCGATGTTGGTTTATTCTGTATTGGACGCAAATGAAGAAACAATCAAAAACGTTGCCTTCAAATTTGTGAATCAGCAAAACTTTATTCAAGCATTGATTCGTACGATTGAAGGTTCGGTTCGTGGATTTGTAGCGACAAAAAAACAAGCGGAAATTTTATTGTTGCGCGGTGAAATTGTTGCGGATGTGAAAGAAAGCTTGGACCATACTTTGGAAACTTGGGGATTCCACTTAATTGATTTACAATTAAATGACATTACGTTTGATGCCGAAATTACTACATCTATGGCGAAAGTGGTTGCTTCAAACAACTTGAAAGCTGCTGCGGAGAATGAAGGTCAGGCATTATTGATTACTAAAACAAAAGCTGCTGAGGCGGAAGGAAATGCCATTAAGATTTCTGCTCAAGCTGAAAAAGAAGCTGCCCAGTTAAAAGGTCAAGGAATTGCCTTATTCCGCGAAGAAGTTGCGCAAGGTATGACTGAAGCCGCAGAGAAAATGAAAGCTGCAGATTTGGATACTTCGCTGATTTTATTCTCCATGTGGACAGAAGCAGTGAAAGAATTTGCTGAAAAAGGAACTGGAAATGTCATCTTCCTAGATGGGTCTGTTGAAGGAATGGAAAAAACACTCAAACAGATGATGGCAACGAATACATTGAAGAAGTAA
- a CDS encoding M13 family metallopeptidase: MVNKILPLAVVALSITACQPKTVVEAPSKTASSTPEVALKPMTIDISYMDLSVKPQDDFFQFANGTWCKNNPVPNSESRWGSFNELDKRNKETLKQILETSANSKSKTAGNQEQLLGDYYTSYTNMPVRNAAGVKPLTDRLNKISEIKSKDEIVDAVAKQHQLYIGSLFGIYVGQDLKNVDANKIYMSQSGIGLPNRDYYFQENKQAIRDGYILHIQKSFQLLGESEASAKTKASDIFNFEKELASAMMTPSESRLPEKTYNMMSLDQVVKLMPKFDFESYLSKIGSESFDSLIVEQPEFIKKVNTMMEKVSLQSWTNYLSWCTINTYAGTLNETWVKHNFDFYGGVLSGTTVMKPIDDRCIEELTGNALSELLGKAFVEKNFSESAKKRVNTMVDNLLISFRSRIQGLDWMSDDTKKEALTKLNAIGRKLGFPDEWKSYNGLVISPSDYVTNVENCRTFSYKENLAKLHKPVNRKEWEMPAHLVNAYYHPLLNEIAFPAGIMQPPFFDENAEDAVNYGRIGMVIGHEFTHGFDDNGSKFAADGSYNDWWKDADKEKFVSRTEILGKTFGSFCPITDNCVNPELTMGENIADLGGLTMAYYAYTMTDDFKKNVIIDGYTPAQRFFISYAQLWKINYTEAELKKRIATDSHSPGMYRVNGPLMNCPEFFAAFNVKPGDKMRNPDEKVAKIW; this comes from the coding sequence ATGGTTAATAAAATTCTTCCACTGGCAGTTGTTGCTTTATCGATTACAGCGTGTCAGCCAAAAACAGTTGTTGAAGCCCCTTCGAAAACTGCCTCTTCTACTCCTGAAGTAGCTCTAAAACCAATGACTATTGATATTTCTTACATGGATTTATCGGTGAAACCGCAAGATGATTTCTTTCAGTTTGCAAATGGAACTTGGTGTAAAAACAATCCTGTTCCAAATAGTGAATCGCGCTGGGGAAGCTTCAATGAGTTAGATAAGCGAAACAAAGAAACGCTGAAACAAATTTTAGAGACTTCAGCAAATTCGAAAAGCAAGACTGCTGGAAATCAGGAACAATTATTGGGTGATTATTACACTTCTTACACTAATATGCCTGTTAGAAATGCCGCTGGTGTGAAGCCATTAACAGATCGTTTGAATAAAATTTCCGAGATCAAATCGAAAGATGAAATTGTGGATGCAGTTGCAAAACAGCACCAATTGTATATTGGATCACTTTTTGGGATTTATGTTGGTCAGGATTTGAAAAATGTAGATGCAAATAAAATTTACATGAGTCAATCTGGAATTGGATTGCCAAACAGAGATTACTATTTCCAAGAAAACAAACAAGCCATTCGTGATGGCTACATTTTGCATATTCAAAAATCCTTTCAATTATTAGGTGAATCGGAAGCAAGTGCAAAAACAAAAGCGAGCGACATTTTCAATTTCGAGAAAGAATTAGCGAGTGCAATGATGACCCCATCTGAATCTCGTTTACCAGAAAAAACTTACAACATGATGTCTTTGGATCAAGTTGTGAAATTGATGCCGAAATTCGATTTTGAATCTTACTTATCAAAAATTGGATCAGAAAGCTTTGATTCATTGATAGTTGAGCAACCTGAATTCATCAAAAAAGTGAACACAATGATGGAGAAAGTTTCCCTTCAATCTTGGACCAATTACTTGTCTTGGTGTACAATCAATACCTATGCGGGAACGTTGAATGAGACTTGGGTAAAACACAATTTTGATTTTTACGGTGGTGTATTAAGTGGTACAACTGTCATGAAACCAATCGACGATCGTTGTATTGAAGAACTTACAGGAAACGCCTTATCTGAATTACTTGGAAAAGCATTTGTAGAAAAAAACTTCTCTGAAAGTGCTAAAAAAAGAGTTAACACAATGGTAGATAATCTATTGATAAGCTTTAGATCGCGGATACAAGGATTAGACTGGATGTCTGACGACACAAAAAAAGAGGCTTTAACAAAATTAAATGCCATTGGACGAAAATTAGGCTTCCCAGATGAATGGAAAAGCTACAATGGATTAGTCATTAGTCCATCAGATTATGTCACTAATGTTGAAAATTGCCGCACTTTCTCTTACAAGGAAAACCTAGCGAAACTTCACAAACCAGTAAATCGCAAGGAATGGGAAATGCCAGCTCACCTAGTGAACGCATATTACCATCCTCTTTTAAATGAAATCGCCTTCCCTGCTGGAATTATGCAACCTCCATTTTTCGATGAAAATGCGGAAGATGCTGTAAATTATGGAAGAATCGGAATGGTAATTGGTCATGAATTCACACACGGATTTGACGATAACGGATCTAAATTTGCTGCAGACGGAAGCTACAATGATTGGTGGAAAGACGCTGACAAAGAAAAGTTTGTTTCTAGAACAGAAATCTTAGGAAAAACATTCGGTTCATTCTGTCCGATTACAGACAATTGTGTAAATCCAGAGTTGACAATGGGAGAAAATATTGCTGATTTAGGTGGATTAACAATGGCTTATTATGCTTACACCATGACAGATGATTTCAAGAAAAACGTCATCATTGATGGATATACTCCAGCTCAGCGTTTTTTCATTTCGTATGCTCAATTGTGGAAAATCAATTACACCGAAGCAGAATTGAAAAAGCGAATTGCAACAGATTCGCATTCTCCAGGAATGTATCGTGTGAATGGACCATTAATGAATTGCCCTGAGTTTTTTGCAGCATTCAATGTGAAACCAGGAGATAAAATGAGAAATCCAGACGAAAAGGTCGCTAAGATTTGGTAG
- a CDS encoding GNAT family N-acetyltransferase, which yields MHLDWQFKPYKELTLNEFHDIIALRLNAFVVEQNCTYLDLDGKDKKAYHLLLRDGKGDVIATARILHPGISYPEVAIGRVVLTSECRGSGVGMELMERCVKFVHEEFGLVPIRISAQKHLEKFYNKSGFVSTGKEYYEDEIPHVEMLLIPENNG from the coding sequence ATGCATTTAGATTGGCAATTTAAACCTTATAAAGAACTCACACTGAATGAGTTCCACGACATTATCGCATTGAGATTGAATGCTTTTGTAGTGGAACAAAACTGTACTTATCTCGATTTAGATGGGAAAGATAAGAAAGCGTATCACCTCCTATTGCGCGATGGTAAAGGCGATGTGATAGCAACTGCGCGTATTTTACATCCAGGGATATCTTACCCTGAAGTGGCAATTGGCCGAGTTGTACTTACTTCAGAATGCAGAGGAAGTGGTGTTGGAATGGAATTAATGGAGCGTTGTGTGAAATTCGTTCACGAAGAGTTTGGACTTGTTCCAATCCGTATTTCAGCCCAAAAACACTTGGAGAAATTCTATAATAAATCTGGATTCGTTTCAACGGGTAAAGAATACTACGAAGACGAAATTCCACACGTTGAAATGCTTTTAATTCCTGAAAATAATGGTTAA